A genomic stretch from Nocardia wallacei includes:
- a CDS encoding glycosyltransferase family 87 protein: MIEQQLVNPPATGDAGPDDVRGYASPAPVAPDSRSADRRDKPSRTDSLTSQLSTVIGGPVGHHALIGRTRFWTPLRVLLAIAVVFLALGWAGKAGCIQQTSDGEGGLTLDWNNGRQYVAMCYSDTVPLYGAEHLDEGAFPYKKQWTEFGSDGKPQARYMEYPVLSGLYQYAAMEVATAWEQLRLPGALPVVVYFNVAVVGLAMAWLVTVWASARLSGRRVWDAALVAASPLVLVHAFTNFDALATAFAATGLLAWARRRPVLAGVLLGLGGAAKLYPLLLLGPILVLCLRCDGRHRMTGLRERLRHRAGPWQGLREYLADAQLSPLRSAGLAVGAATTSWLLVNLPILVPFPNGWREFFRLNTERHADPDSIYNVVTSFTGWAGFDGPLQPSQTPTVLNLVSLSLFVAACAAIGYIGLTAPRRPRVAQLIFLVVAAFLLTNKVWSPQYSLWLVPLAVLALPHRRILLAWMTIDALVWFPRMYYYLGTDKKGVPEQWFTGTVVLRDLAVIGLCALIIRQIYRPAEDPVRRDGVDDPVGGVLDRAADPLLPWLPTALRPRPTSAPPAAAAAPRHLE; encoded by the coding sequence GTGATCGAGCAGCAACTGGTGAACCCTCCGGCCACCGGAGACGCCGGCCCCGACGACGTCCGTGGCTACGCGTCTCCGGCGCCGGTGGCACCGGATTCGAGGTCGGCCGACCGGCGGGACAAGCCGAGCCGGACCGACTCGCTGACCTCGCAGTTGTCCACCGTCATCGGCGGACCGGTCGGTCACCACGCGCTGATCGGACGCACCCGGTTCTGGACGCCGCTGCGGGTGTTGCTGGCGATCGCGGTCGTGTTCCTGGCGCTGGGCTGGGCGGGCAAGGCGGGCTGCATCCAGCAGACGTCCGACGGCGAGGGCGGCCTCACCCTGGACTGGAACAACGGCCGCCAGTACGTGGCCATGTGCTACTCGGACACCGTGCCGCTCTACGGTGCCGAGCACCTCGACGAGGGCGCCTTCCCCTACAAGAAGCAGTGGACCGAATTCGGTTCCGACGGCAAGCCGCAGGCCCGGTACATGGAGTATCCGGTGCTGTCGGGTCTGTACCAGTACGCGGCGATGGAGGTCGCCACCGCGTGGGAGCAGCTGCGGCTGCCCGGAGCGCTGCCGGTGGTGGTGTATTTCAATGTCGCCGTGGTGGGTCTGGCGATGGCGTGGCTGGTCACCGTGTGGGCCTCGGCGCGGCTGTCCGGGCGCCGGGTGTGGGATGCGGCGCTGGTGGCGGCCTCGCCGCTGGTGCTGGTGCACGCGTTCACCAATTTCGACGCGCTGGCAACGGCTTTCGCGGCGACGGGCCTGCTCGCCTGGGCGCGGCGGCGGCCGGTGCTGGCGGGCGTGCTGCTCGGGCTCGGCGGCGCGGCGAAGCTGTATCCGCTGCTGCTGCTCGGCCCGATCCTGGTGTTGTGCCTACGTTGCGACGGGCGGCACCGGATGACCGGGCTGCGCGAACGACTGCGGCATCGCGCGGGTCCGTGGCAGGGCCTGCGGGAGTATCTCGCCGACGCGCAACTGAGCCCGCTGCGTTCGGCCGGGCTGGCGGTCGGCGCGGCGACCACCTCCTGGCTGCTGGTGAACCTGCCCATTCTGGTGCCGTTCCCGAACGGATGGCGAGAGTTCTTCCGGCTCAACACCGAACGTCACGCCGACCCGGATTCGATCTACAACGTCGTCACGTCGTTCACCGGGTGGGCGGGCTTCGACGGGCCGCTGCAGCCGTCGCAGACGCCGACCGTGCTGAACCTGGTGTCGCTGTCGCTGTTCGTGGCCGCCTGCGCCGCGATCGGGTACATCGGGCTGACCGCGCCGCGGCGGCCGCGGGTGGCGCAGTTGATCTTTCTGGTGGTGGCGGCGTTCCTGCTGACCAACAAGGTATGGAGTCCGCAGTACTCGCTGTGGCTGGTGCCGCTGGCGGTGCTGGCGCTGCCGCATCGGCGAATCCTGTTGGCGTGGATGACGATCGACGCCCTGGTGTGGTTCCCGCGCATGTACTACTACCTGGGCACGGACAAGAAGGGCGTGCCCGAGCAGTGGTTCACCGGCACGGTCGTGCTGCGCGATCTGGCCGTGATCGGCCTGTGCGCGTTGATCATTCGCCAGATCTACCGCCCGGCCGAGGATCCGGTGCGCCGCGACGGTGTGGACGACCCGGTCGGCGGCGTCCTGGACCGTGCGGCCGACCCACTGCTCCCCTGGTTGCCCACGGCCCTGCGCCCCCGCCCGACTTCTGCCCCACCTGCGGCGGCGGCAGCACCGCGACACCTGGAATGA
- a CDS encoding transglycosylase domain-containing protein, with protein MPVDPARATQKMSRPDQSTKKISAGSLSEAVAQRNQRSGTATRPRPTRDGSRPVTGGHRAADGAPPSGPPPRKNGGSGGSGPGGRRPQAKKKSPWRIVRRVLYVLVALAIVVPSAVFLVAYTTVSVPQPGDLKTNQVASILASDGTSELAKIVPDDGNRTDVTIDQIPPHVRNAVIAAEDRDFYTNPGFSISGFARAARDNVLGKESAGGGSTITQQYVKNSMVGNQRSLSRKMRELVISAKMARQWSKDDILAAYLNTIPFGRGTFGIDAAAHAYFDKPVQELTVEEGAMLAATIQQPYGLDPENNPKGAEARWNYVLDGMVGAGSLPAAQRKGMVYPQVQPSAKAGEESAGSGPEGLIKRQVLNELSEAGISDTQLNTEGLQITTTIDAKAQQAAVDAARKNMQGEPENLRTAVVSVDPKTGAVRAYYGGENGQGYDFANAGLMPGSSFKVFGLAANLELGKPLSTMYDSSPLTVNGIKITNVEGEQCGTCTIAEALKRSLNTSFYRMELDMGQNSGPQKIAAMAHKLGIPDTIPGVGKSLVDPDGGPPNNGIVLGQYQARPLDMASAYATLAASGVFHKPHFISKVVTADGQVLLDRGEVAGEQRVPAAIADNVTSAMQPIAGWSRHHDLAGGRASAAKTGTAQLGDTGENRDAWMVGYTPQLSTAVWVGTEEGEKLRNSSGAMIYGSGLPSDIWKDTMDGALKGTPNVNFPKPAPIAGQAGVPSWTAAYTPPSTTQEYVPPVVVTPSQVEILPGITIPVPGLAPNQRLQQQQQQQGQGQQQDSGAGPLPGQPVAPSGEPSAPEGNQQGTGNGTSPRQR; from the coding sequence ATGCCGGTGGACCCGGCCCGCGCCACGCAGAAGATGAGCCGGCCCGACCAGTCCACCAAGAAGATCTCGGCGGGCTCGCTGAGTGAGGCTGTCGCCCAGCGCAATCAGCGTTCCGGCACGGCGACCCGGCCCCGCCCCACGCGCGACGGCAGCCGCCCGGTCACCGGCGGGCACCGCGCGGCGGACGGCGCCCCGCCGTCCGGTCCGCCGCCCCGCAAGAACGGCGGCAGCGGCGGCTCGGGTCCCGGCGGCCGCCGCCCGCAGGCGAAGAAGAAATCGCCGTGGCGGATCGTGCGGCGCGTGCTCTATGTGCTGGTGGCGCTCGCCATCGTGGTGCCGAGCGCGGTCTTCCTGGTCGCGTACACCACCGTTTCGGTACCCCAGCCGGGCGATCTCAAAACCAATCAGGTCGCCTCGATCCTCGCCTCGGACGGCACCTCGGAACTCGCGAAGATCGTGCCGGACGACGGCAACCGCACCGACGTCACCATCGACCAGATCCCGCCGCACGTGCGCAACGCGGTGATCGCGGCCGAGGACCGGGACTTCTACACCAACCCCGGCTTCTCCATCTCCGGTTTCGCCCGTGCCGCCCGCGACAACGTGCTGGGCAAGGAGAGCGCCGGTGGTGGTTCGACGATCACCCAGCAGTACGTCAAGAACTCGATGGTCGGTAACCAGCGCTCGCTCAGCCGCAAGATGCGCGAGCTGGTGATCTCGGCCAAGATGGCGCGGCAGTGGAGCAAGGACGACATCCTCGCCGCCTATCTCAACACCATCCCCTTCGGCCGCGGCACCTTCGGCATCGACGCGGCGGCCCACGCCTACTTCGACAAGCCGGTCCAGGAGCTGACCGTCGAGGAGGGCGCGATGCTGGCCGCCACCATCCAGCAGCCCTACGGCCTGGACCCGGAGAACAACCCGAAGGGCGCCGAGGCGCGCTGGAACTACGTCCTCGACGGCATGGTCGGCGCGGGCTCGCTCCCGGCCGCCCAGCGCAAGGGCATGGTGTATCCGCAGGTGCAGCCGTCGGCCAAGGCAGGTGAGGAATCGGCCGGTTCCGGTCCCGAGGGACTGATCAAGCGACAGGTGCTCAACGAGCTGTCCGAGGCCGGTATCAGCGACACCCAGCTCAACACCGAGGGCCTGCAGATCACCACCACGATCGACGCGAAGGCGCAGCAGGCCGCCGTCGACGCCGCCCGCAAGAACATGCAGGGCGAGCCGGAGAACCTGCGCACCGCGGTGGTGTCGGTCGATCCCAAGACGGGTGCGGTGCGCGCCTACTACGGCGGCGAGAACGGCCAGGGCTACGACTTCGCCAACGCGGGCCTGATGCCCGGTTCGTCGTTCAAGGTCTTCGGCCTGGCGGCGAATCTCGAACTGGGCAAACCGCTTTCGACGATGTACGACAGCTCGCCGCTGACGGTGAACGGCATCAAGATCACCAACGTCGAGGGCGAGCAGTGCGGCACCTGCACCATCGCCGAGGCCCTCAAGCGGTCGCTGAACACCAGCTTCTACCGCATGGAGCTGGACATGGGCCAGAACTCCGGCCCGCAGAAGATCGCCGCCATGGCGCACAAGCTGGGCATCCCGGACACGATCCCGGGCGTGGGCAAGTCGCTGGTCGACCCCGACGGCGGCCCGCCCAACAACGGCATCGTCCTGGGTCAGTACCAGGCCCGGCCGCTGGATATGGCCTCGGCGTACGCCACGCTGGCCGCCTCCGGCGTCTTCCACAAGCCGCACTTCATCTCCAAGGTCGTGACCGCCGACGGGCAGGTCCTGCTCGACCGCGGCGAGGTCGCCGGTGAGCAGCGCGTCCCCGCCGCCATCGCCGACAACGTGACCTCCGCGATGCAGCCGATCGCCGGCTGGTCGCGCCACCACGACCTGGCCGGTGGGCGCGCCTCGGCGGCCAAGACCGGTACCGCCCAGCTCGGCGACACCGGCGAGAACCGCGACGCCTGGATGGTCGGCTACACACCGCAGTTGTCCACGGCGGTGTGGGTCGGCACCGAGGAGGGCGAGAAGCTGCGCAACTCCAGCGGCGCCATGATCTACGGCTCCGGCCTGCCGTCGGACATCTGGAAGGACACCATGGACGGCGCCCTGAAGGGCACCCCCAACGTGAACTTCCCCAAGCCGGCGCCGATCGCCGGGCAGGCGGGTGTGCCGTCGTGGACTGCCGCCTACACCCCGCCCTCGACGACGCAGGAGTACGTCCCGCCGGTGGTTGTGACCCCGTCGCAGGTGGAGATCCTGCCGGGCATCACCATCCCGGTGCCGGGCCTGGCGCCCAACCAGCGCTTGCAGCAACAGCAACAGCAGCAAGGCCAAGGGCAGCAACAGGACTCGGGCGCGGGTCCGCTACCGGGACAGCCGGTCGCGCCGTCCGGAGAACCGAGCGCCCCGGAAGGTAATCAGCAGGGGACAGGGAACGGTACGTCACCGCGGCAACGGTAG
- a CDS encoding GyrI-like domain-containing protein — MDFNVVDRHETLVAGTVLRSPALAVEGPRRLRVEEAWKRNLARPLPGPPATAYVDHAPEIGSYLTHIVGYRCDSLADLQPGDVLARVPAGRFARFIRTGDDLGDTIVSVWRAVWDLEAAGALVRAYTGDFEHYPDVRTVEVFVALKDDGTTGDGDE; from the coding sequence GTGGATTTCAATGTCGTTGACCGCCACGAGACGCTGGTGGCGGGGACGGTGCTACGGAGCCCGGCGCTGGCGGTCGAGGGACCGCGGCGGTTGCGGGTGGAGGAGGCGTGGAAGCGCAATCTGGCGCGCCCGTTACCCGGCCCGCCGGCGACCGCGTACGTCGACCACGCACCGGAGATCGGTTCGTATCTGACCCACATCGTCGGTTATCGCTGCGACAGCCTGGCCGATCTGCAGCCCGGTGACGTACTGGCCCGGGTGCCGGCGGGCCGGTTCGCGCGGTTCATCCGCACCGGCGACGACCTCGGCGACACCATCGTGTCCGTGTGGCGGGCGGTGTGGGATCTGGAGGCGGCCGGTGCGCTGGTGCGCGCCTACACCGGCGATTTCGAGCACTATCCGGACGTGCGGACGGTCGAGGTCTTCGTCGCCCTGAAGGACGACGGCACGACCGGCGACGGCGACGAGTAG
- a CDS encoding carbohydrate ABC transporter permease, with protein sequence MTTLTDAPTGATAATVTADVPWTQRLRSARVYVGALIVLVWGLGPFYWMVVTAFRDPAYTFENTPWPTHVTLENFRNAFDTSRGNDFGRAVTNSIIIGLATAALALLIGMLAAYALARLTFRGKTLVAGLVLSASMFPVVVLVTPLFQLFTDIGWIGHYQALIIPNISFVLPLTVYILASFFAELPWELEEAARIDGATRFQAFRLIMLPLAAPAVFTTAILAFIAAVNEYLLARLLSADSTEPVTVAIARFSGNDPLVQPYAAIMAAGTIVTVPLVIMVLLFQRRIISGLTAGGVKS encoded by the coding sequence ATGACCACGCTCACCGACGCGCCCACCGGCGCCACCGCCGCCACCGTCACCGCCGACGTGCCGTGGACCCAGCGCCTGCGTTCGGCTCGGGTCTACGTCGGCGCGCTGATCGTGCTGGTGTGGGGACTGGGACCGTTCTACTGGATGGTGGTCACCGCCTTCCGGGACCCGGCCTACACCTTCGAGAACACGCCCTGGCCCACCCACGTCACGCTGGAGAACTTCCGCAACGCGTTCGACACCAGCCGCGGCAACGATTTCGGGCGGGCGGTCACCAACAGCATCATCATCGGCCTCGCCACGGCGGCCCTCGCGCTGCTGATCGGCATGCTGGCCGCCTACGCCCTGGCCCGCCTCACGTTCCGGGGCAAGACCCTGGTGGCCGGGCTGGTGCTGAGCGCGTCGATGTTCCCGGTGGTGGTGCTGGTGACGCCGCTGTTCCAGCTGTTCACCGATATCGGCTGGATCGGCCACTACCAGGCGCTGATCATCCCGAACATCTCGTTCGTGCTGCCGCTGACGGTCTACATCCTGGCGTCGTTCTTCGCCGAGTTGCCGTGGGAACTCGAGGAGGCCGCGCGCATCGACGGCGCCACCCGCTTCCAGGCCTTCCGCCTGATCATGCTGCCCCTGGCCGCACCGGCCGTATTCACCACCGCGATCCTGGCTTTCATCGCCGCGGTGAACGAATACCTGCTGGCCCGCCTGCTGTCGGCGGATTCCACCGAACCGGTCACCGTCGCCATCGCCCGATTCTCCGGCAACGACCCCCTGGTCCAGCCCTACGCCGCGATCATGGCCGCCGGCACCATCGTCACCGTCCCGCTGGTCATCATGGTGCTGCTCTTCCAGCGCCGCATCATCTCCGGCCTGACCGCGGGCGGCGTCAAGAGCTGA
- a CDS encoding GyrI-like domain-containing protein, with product MDFEIVTLDESLVAGLTVPLAGREVTARDLDLVNFTWDRYLCREKSVPRVAAYIGQHDHAVAVLGYALDSLEQLDVGDVMTRIPAGRYAKFVVSDKPYDLLRTAWAQVAKAESAGTITRSHTAEVERYTGPTSVEVYVSLD from the coding sequence GTGGACTTCGAGATCGTCACGCTGGACGAGAGCCTGGTGGCCGGCCTCACCGTCCCGCTGGCGGGCCGCGAGGTGACCGCCCGCGACCTGGACCTGGTCAACTTCACCTGGGACCGGTACCTGTGCCGGGAGAAGAGCGTGCCGCGGGTGGCGGCCTACATCGGCCAGCACGACCACGCCGTCGCCGTGCTCGGCTACGCGCTGGATTCGCTGGAGCAACTCGACGTCGGCGACGTCATGACCCGCATACCGGCCGGGCGCTACGCCAAGTTCGTCGTCTCCGACAAGCCCTACGACCTGCTGCGCACGGCGTGGGCACAGGTCGCCAAGGCCGAGAGCGCCGGGACCATCACCCGTTCCCACACCGCGGAGGTCGAGCGCTACACGGGGCCGACGTCGGTCGAGGTATACGTCTCACTGGACTGA
- a CDS encoding DUF5318 domain-containing protein: MRIQRQVVDYALRRRSLLADVYAGRVGVAEVCDANPYLLRAAKFHGRGSEVTCPICRKEQLTLVSWVYGEGLGPVAGSARTPEELVRLAESREEFTVHVVEVCRTCSWNHLVQSYVLGHSPTPRRRTGTRRTAAE; the protein is encoded by the coding sequence GTGCGAATTCAGCGGCAGGTAGTGGACTATGCGCTCCGGCGCAGGTCGCTGCTGGCCGACGTCTATGCGGGCCGAGTGGGCGTCGCCGAGGTGTGCGATGCGAACCCGTATCTGCTGCGGGCGGCGAAGTTCCACGGGCGGGGGAGCGAGGTCACATGCCCCATCTGCAGGAAAGAGCAGTTGACTCTCGTATCGTGGGTCTACGGCGAGGGGCTGGGCCCGGTGGCGGGTTCGGCCCGCACGCCCGAGGAGTTGGTCCGGTTGGCCGAGTCCCGTGAGGAGTTCACGGTGCACGTCGTCGAGGTGTGCCGAACCTGCAGCTGGAATCATCTGGTGCAGTCCTACGTGCTCGGGCACTCGCCGACGCCTCGTCGGCGTACCGGTACCCGGCGGACCGCCGCCGAGTGA
- a CDS encoding PadR family transcriptional regulator: MLELAILGLLLESPMHGYELRKRLTGLLGPFRAFSYGSLYPTLRRMQADGLIAEESPAGAVTRRARRVYQLTEPGRERFSELLADTGPQNYTDDGFGVHLAFFSRTPAEARMRILEGRRRQVEERREGLREAIKRASGTLDRYTRQLHQLGLESSEREVRWLNELIAAEQSMKAAPQKEGNIGHE, encoded by the coding sequence GTGCTCGAACTCGCGATTCTCGGGCTGCTCCTGGAGTCGCCCATGCACGGCTACGAGCTGCGCAAGCGGCTGACCGGCCTGCTGGGACCGTTCCGAGCCTTCTCCTACGGTTCGCTCTACCCGACCCTGCGCCGCATGCAGGCCGACGGGTTGATCGCGGAGGAGAGTCCCGCCGGCGCGGTCACGCGACGGGCGCGCCGGGTCTACCAACTGACCGAACCGGGTCGAGAGCGCTTCAGCGAACTACTCGCCGACACCGGTCCGCAGAACTACACCGACGACGGCTTCGGCGTTCATCTCGCCTTCTTCAGCCGCACCCCCGCCGAGGCGCGGATGCGGATCCTCGAGGGCAGACGACGGCAGGTCGAAGAGCGCCGAGAAGGTCTGCGGGAGGCGATCAAACGGGCCAGCGGAACCCTGGATCGCTATACCCGCCAGCTCCACCAGCTCGGGCTCGAATCAAGCGAGCGCGAAGTGCGCTGGCTCAACGAGTTGATTGCAGCGGAGCAGTCAATGAAGGCGGCACCACAGAAAGAGGGAAATATCGGCCATGAGTGA
- a CDS encoding transglycosylase domain-containing protein, with amino-acid sequence MIVSSIRKRRHHDNRNDAPYASVAGWNEPPSGTARRQREQQYRLRRRGRPPTLETPQSRPPRTRAQRVRRLLLALFVIFLVFPALLMTLAYWSAEIPDPAAVQTNQIATITASDGTTVLAKVVPPEGNRTPVPLSDVPQPVRDAMLSAEDRNFYTNPGYSASAFLRAARDNVLSRDDAGGGSTITQQYVKNAFLSSERTLSRKMRELIISAKMARQWSKDDILAAYFNTIYYGRGAYGIAAAAKAYFDKPVPELTLAEGAVLAAVVRTPSILDPETHLPQLKARWNYVLDGMVEMGTLPGAQRPGLRFPEIAPITVAADDAAHGPAGLVRTQVLRELRAAGVSEQEINTGALQVVTTIDARAQQSAVDAVHDRLGPQPPELRGAVVSIDPRSGAVRAYYGGDDGVGFDFAQAPLQTGSSFKTFAVLAALQQGVSLSYQLDSGPVTVNGVRVTNVEGESCGTCSLAEAFKRSLNTSFYRLADVVGPQAIADAAHLAGIPDQIPGVPGKTLTEEGGGIPTPSIVLGVYSVRPIDMASAYATIAASGVYHRPYFVQRVVAGDGRVLLDRGAPGQGRMPPGEQRLPRHVADGVTQAMQPIAAYSNRHDLAGRPSAAKTGTTQLGDTGANKDAWMIGFTPSLATAVWVGTEQSQPIRTSRGAPIYGSGLPADIWKQTMDGALAGSPVEQFPTPGPAASAGPLFGGPPAPPTEAQGPFDVLAPPSDSPPDPVIVFPPAPPEPAPAPPEPRQVEIFPGLSIPVPG; translated from the coding sequence ATGATCGTGAGTTCGATCCGTAAGCGACGGCACCACGACAATCGGAACGACGCCCCGTACGCCTCGGTCGCCGGATGGAACGAGCCACCGAGTGGCACGGCACGGCGGCAGCGCGAGCAGCAGTACCGGCTCCGGCGGCGCGGGCGGCCACCCACCCTCGAGACGCCGCAGTCCCGGCCGCCGCGCACGCGGGCGCAGCGGGTGCGGCGGCTGCTGCTGGCCCTGTTCGTGATCTTCCTGGTATTTCCGGCGCTGTTGATGACACTGGCGTACTGGAGCGCCGAGATCCCCGATCCGGCGGCGGTGCAGACCAATCAGATCGCCACCATCACCGCCTCCGACGGCACCACGGTGCTCGCGAAAGTGGTTCCGCCGGAAGGCAATCGGACGCCGGTGCCGCTGTCGGACGTGCCGCAGCCGGTCCGCGACGCGATGCTGTCGGCTGAGGACCGCAACTTCTACACCAATCCCGGCTACTCGGCCTCGGCGTTCCTGCGCGCGGCCCGCGACAACGTGCTGTCCCGGGACGACGCCGGGGGCGGGTCGACGATCACCCAGCAGTACGTCAAGAACGCCTTCCTCAGCTCCGAACGCACCCTGTCGCGCAAGATGCGGGAGCTGATCATCTCCGCGAAGATGGCGCGGCAGTGGAGCAAGGACGACATCCTCGCCGCCTACTTCAACACCATCTACTACGGCCGCGGCGCGTACGGCATCGCGGCGGCGGCCAAGGCGTACTTCGACAAGCCGGTGCCGGAGCTGACCCTGGCCGAGGGCGCGGTGCTGGCCGCGGTGGTGCGCACGCCGTCGATCCTCGACCCGGAAACCCATCTGCCGCAACTGAAGGCGCGCTGGAACTACGTCCTCGACGGCATGGTCGAGATGGGCACGCTGCCCGGGGCGCAGCGGCCCGGGCTGCGGTTCCCGGAGATCGCGCCGATCACGGTCGCGGCCGACGATGCCGCGCACGGCCCGGCCGGGCTGGTCCGTACCCAGGTGCTGCGCGAGCTGCGCGCGGCCGGGGTGAGCGAGCAGGAGATCAATACCGGCGCGCTGCAGGTGGTGACGACCATCGACGCGCGTGCCCAGCAGTCCGCCGTGGACGCGGTGCACGACCGCCTCGGTCCGCAGCCGCCGGAACTGCGCGGGGCGGTGGTGTCGATCGATCCGCGGTCGGGTGCGGTGCGCGCCTACTACGGTGGCGACGACGGCGTCGGATTCGATTTCGCTCAGGCTCCGCTGCAGACGGGTTCGTCGTTCAAGACGTTCGCGGTGCTGGCGGCGCTGCAGCAGGGCGTCTCGCTGTCGTACCAGCTCGACAGCGGCCCGGTGACGGTGAACGGGGTCAGGGTCACCAATGTCGAGGGCGAGTCGTGCGGAACCTGTTCGCTCGCAGAGGCTTTCAAGCGCTCGCTGAACACCAGTTTCTACCGGCTCGCCGATGTGGTGGGCCCGCAGGCCATCGCCGACGCCGCGCACCTGGCCGGGATTCCGGACCAGATTCCGGGGGTGCCCGGCAAGACGCTCACCGAGGAGGGCGGCGGCATCCCCACGCCGTCGATCGTGCTGGGCGTCTATTCGGTGCGGCCCATCGATATGGCCTCGGCGTACGCGACCATCGCGGCGTCGGGGGTGTACCACCGGCCGTATTTCGTGCAGCGCGTCGTCGCCGGTGACGGCCGGGTGCTGCTGGACCGCGGCGCGCCCGGGCAGGGCCGCATGCCGCCGGGCGAACAGCGACTGCCCAGGCACGTGGCCGACGGTGTCACGCAGGCGATGCAGCCGATCGCGGCATACTCGAACCGGCACGATCTGGCCGGGCGGCCGTCGGCGGCCAAGACGGGCACCACGCAGCTGGGCGACACCGGCGCCAACAAGGACGCCTGGATGATCGGCTTCACGCCGTCGCTGGCGACGGCGGTGTGGGTGGGCACCGAACAGTCCCAGCCGATCCGTACCTCGCGCGGCGCCCCGATCTACGGCTCCGGACTGCCCGCGGACATCTGGAAGCAGACCATGGACGGCGCGCTGGCGGGCAGCCCGGTCGAGCAGTTCCCCACGCCCGGTCCGGCCGCTTCCGCGGGTCCGCTGTTCGGTGGCCCGCCCGCCCCGCCGACGGAGGCGCAGGGCCCGTTCGATGTGCTCGCGCCGCCGTCGGACTCGCCGCCGGATCCGGTGATCGTATTCCCGCCCGCGCCACCCGAACCCGCGCCCGCACCGCCGGAACCGAGACAGGTCGAGATCTTCCCGGGCCTGAGCATCCCCGTGCCGGGCTGA
- a CDS encoding inositol-3-phosphate synthase, with the protein MSDVNTAEHGASAASDTEIRVAIVGVGNCASSLVQGVQYYKDADENATVPGLMHVKFGPYHVRDVKFVAAFDVDAKKVGFDLSDAIFASENNTIKISDVPPSGVGVQRGPTLDGIGKYYAETIELSDAEAVDVVQALKDAKVDVLVSYLPVGSEEADKFYAQCAIDAGVAFVNALPVFIASDPVWAKKFVDAGVPIVGDDIKSQVGATITHRVMAKLFEDRGVQLDRTMQLNVGGNMDFKNMLERERLESKKISKTQAVTSNLKKELGAGDVHIGPSDHVGWLDDRKWAYVRLEGRAFGDVPLNLEYKLEVWDSPNSAGIIIDAIRAAKIAKDRGLGGPILPASAYLMKSPPKQMADDVARAELETFIVGAE; encoded by the coding sequence ATGAGTGATGTCAACACGGCTGAGCACGGCGCGAGCGCCGCATCCGACACCGAGATTCGCGTGGCCATCGTGGGTGTGGGCAACTGCGCCTCCTCGCTGGTCCAGGGCGTGCAGTACTACAAGGACGCGGACGAGAACGCGACCGTCCCCGGCCTCATGCACGTCAAGTTCGGCCCTTACCACGTGCGCGACGTGAAGTTCGTCGCCGCGTTCGACGTCGACGCCAAGAAGGTCGGATTCGACCTGTCGGACGCGATCTTCGCCAGCGAGAACAACACCATCAAGATCTCCGACGTGCCGCCGAGCGGTGTCGGTGTGCAGCGTGGCCCGACGCTGGACGGCATCGGCAAGTACTACGCCGAGACCATCGAGCTGTCCGACGCCGAGGCCGTCGACGTGGTCCAGGCGCTGAAGGACGCGAAGGTCGACGTGCTGGTGTCCTACCTCCCGGTGGGTTCCGAGGAGGCCGACAAGTTCTACGCGCAGTGTGCCATCGACGCCGGTGTCGCATTCGTGAACGCGCTGCCGGTCTTCATCGCCTCCGACCCGGTCTGGGCGAAGAAGTTCGTCGACGCCGGTGTCCCGATCGTCGGTGACGACATCAAGAGCCAGGTCGGCGCCACCATCACCCACCGCGTGATGGCCAAGCTGTTCGAGGACCGCGGCGTGCAGCTGGACCGCACCATGCAGCTCAACGTGGGCGGCAACATGGACTTCAAGAACATGCTCGAGCGGGAGCGGCTGGAGTCCAAGAAGATCTCCAAGACCCAGGCCGTCACCAGCAACCTCAAGAAGGAGCTGGGCGCGGGCGACGTGCACATCGGCCCGTCCGACCACGTCGGCTGGCTCGACGACCGCAAGTGGGCCTACGTGCGGCTCGAGGGCCGCGCCTTCGGCGATGTGCCGCTGAACCTGGAGTACAAGCTCGAGGTGTGGGACTCGCCGAACTCGGCGGGCATCATCATCGACGCCATCCGCGCGGCCAAGATCGCCAAGGACCGCGGCCTCGGCGGCCCGATCCTCCCGGCCTCGGCCTACCTGATGAAGTCCCCGCCGAAGCAGATGGCCGACGACGTCGCCCGCGCGGAGCTGGAAACCTTCATTGTGGGAGCGGAATAG